From the genome of Cherax quadricarinatus isolate ZL_2023a chromosome 54, ASM3850222v1, whole genome shotgun sequence, one region includes:
- the LOC128705362 gene encoding uncharacterized protein, with protein MSGGRRKSRKPQKWEDYVADEEQLATIEKELVKEEKARMKCASNDGDSSEKSPDGGQDEEDDDDNDTTDEEGHLQIVIQKDESEEFQTDKELIKEEISEDELSVGVQDKKEKQWSTTQEKNNGEMIGDCTICGIQLRDWPSTHSHLRFHRLSYVPQCNYGNVLTPLTKRLNCQVCQRICQNREVLAYHAYTEHYINRKDAKCCPFCSKNFKDNEEFQEHLDMDIISFKCQVSSVT; from the exons ATGTCAGGAGGGAGAAGAAAGTCTCGCAAACCACAGAAATGGGAAGACTATGTTGCCGATGAAGAACAACTAGCAACTATTGAGAAGGAACTAGTGAAAGAAGAAAAAGCCCGTATGAAATGTGCCAGCAATGATGGAGATTCTTCAGAAAAATCTCCAGACGGTGGTCAGGATGAGGAGGACGATGATGATAATGACACCACAGATGAAGAAGGCCATTTACAGATTGTCATTCAGAAAGATGAAAGTGAAGAATTTCAAACAGATAAGGAGTTAATTAAAGAAGAGATTTCTGAAGATGAGCTCA GTGTTGGAGTTCAAGATAAAAAAGAGAAGCAGTGGTCTACCACTCAAGAAAAAAATAATGGAGAAATGATCGGAGACTGTACCATATGTGGAATTCAGTTACGGGATTGGCCTTCTACTCATAGCCATCTTAGATTTCACCGTCTTTCATATGTTCCACAATGCAATTATGGAAATGTGCTGACGCCCTTGACCAAAAG GTTAAATTGCCAAGTTTGCCAGCGAATTTGTCAAAACAGAGAAGTGTTGGCATATCATGCTTACACTGAGCATTATATAAACCGAAAAGATGCAAAATGCTGCCCTTTTTGTAGCAAGAATTTCAAAGATAATGAAGAATTTCAAGAACATCTTGACATGGATATTATTAGCTTTAAGTGCCAAGTGAGTTCAGTTACTTAg